From Vigna radiata var. radiata cultivar VC1973A unplaced genomic scaffold, Vradiata_ver6 scaffold_189, whole genome shotgun sequence, the proteins below share one genomic window:
- the LOC106778788 gene encoding truncated transcription factor CAULIFLOWER A-like has protein sequence MGRGRVQLKRIENKINRQVTFSKRRGGLLKKAHEISVLCDAEVALIVFSHKGKLFEYATDSCMEKILERHERYAYAERQLVANDSETQGNWTIEYTRLKAKIDLLQRNYRHYMGEDLASMSLKELQSLEQQLDTSLKNIRNRRNDLMYESISELQKKEKRIQEQNSILAKKIKEKEQAVAQHAVQWEQPNYRVDTSFLPQQQPLPSLNIGGNNFNQDAAPELGRNGLDLTLEPLYSCHLGCF, from the exons ATGGGAAGGGGTAGGGTACAGCTGAAGAGGATAGAGAACAAGATCAATCGCCAGGTAACTTTCTCCAAAAGGAGAGGTGGGTTGCTCAAGAAAGCTCATGAGATCTCTGTACTCTGTGATGCTGAGGTTGCTTTGATTGTCTTCTCTCACAAAGGAAAGCTCTTTGAGTATGCCACTGATTCATG CATGGAGAAGATACTGGAACGCCATGAGAGGTATGCCTATGCAGAGAGGCAGCTAGTGGCAAATGATTCTGAGACACAG GGAAACTGGACCATTGAATATACTAGACTCAAGGCAAAGATTGACCTTTTGCAGAGAAACTACAG GCACTATATGGGAGAAGATTTGGCTTCGATGAGCCTCAAAGAGCTTCAGAGTTTGGAGCAGCAGTTAGATACTTCTCTCAAAAACATCCGCAATAGGAGG aaCGATCTCATGTACGAGTCTATTTCTGAGCTTCAGAAAAAG GAGAAAAGGATACAAGAGCAGAATAGCATCCTTGCAAAGAAG ATCAAGGAGAAAGAGCAAGCTGTAGCACAACATGCTGTACAATGGGAACAGCCAAACTACAGGGTTGACACATCTTTCTTACCACAGCAGCAACCACTTCCAAGCTTGAACATAGG TggaaataatttcaatcaagaTGCTGCACCAGAACTAGGAAGGAATGGTCTTGATCTGACCCTGGAACCACTGTATTCTTGCCACCTTGGATGCTTCTGA